In the Telopea speciosissima isolate NSW1024214 ecotype Mountain lineage chromosome 2, Tspe_v1, whole genome shotgun sequence genome, one interval contains:
- the LOC122652725 gene encoding probable ribose-5-phosphate isomerase 2 — protein sequence MAIAFPRFVCSESSTIEEAIMATSPSSIPSPPPPPVFLTQDELKQIAAYKAVEFVESGMVLGLGTGSTAKYAVERIGELLHQGKLKDIVGIPTSKQTQEQALSLGIPLSDLDSHPIVDFAIDGADEVDPYLNLVKGRGGSLLREKMIEGASRKFVVIVDESKMVPFLGGSRLAMPVEIVPFCWKFTAERLQSLFEDAGCVAKLRTCKDSDKPFVTDNANFIVELYFEKDIGDLNAASDSILRLPGVVEHGMFLNMATTVIIAGELGVTVKNK from the coding sequence ATGGCTATCGCTTTCCCTCGTTTCGTCTGCTCCGAGAGTTCCACCATTGAGGAAGCTATCATGGCTACCTCACCTTCGTCGATTCcttctccacctccaccaccagtGTTTCTGACTCAGGACGAGTTGAAGCAAATCGCTGCCTATAAAGCCGTTGAGTTTGTTGAGTCAGGGATGGTTTTGGGCCTTGGAACCGGCTCCACGGCCAAGTATGCAGTAGAGCGTATAGGCGAGCTTCTGCACCAGGGGAAGTTGAAGGACATTGTTGGAATACCCACCTCGAAGCAAACCCAGGAGCAGGCGTTGTCTTTGGGAATTCCTCTTTCGGATCTTGATTCTCATCCCATTGTTGATTTTGCGATTGACGGTGCGGATGAGGTTGATCCTTATCTCAATCTTGTCAAGGGCCGAGGTGGGTCCCTTCTCAGGGAGAAAATGATCGAGGGCGCGAGCAGGAAGTTTGTAGTTATTGTCGACGAGTCCAAGATGGTTCCATTCTTGGGTGGTAGCCGCCTTGCCATGCCGGTGGAGATTGTACCCTTCTGCTGGAAGTTCACGGCAGAGCGATTGCAGAGTTTGTTTGAAGACGCTGGTTGTGTTGCCAAGCTCAGAACTTGCAAGGATAGTGACAAGCCGTTCGTGACGGACAATGCTAATTTTATTGTGGAGTTGTATTTTGAGAAGGATATTGGGGATTTAAATGCTGCTAGTGATTCGATTCTACGACTTCCAGGTGTTGTTGAGCATGGAATGTTTCTCAACATGGCCACAACTGTTATTATTGCTGGTGAGCTTGGAGTCACGGTGAAGAACAAGTAG